The Nisaea sp. genome includes a region encoding these proteins:
- a CDS encoding DUF2948 family protein translates to MAPRDISLLEVGDKPFRVRAEDAEDLAVAASLLQDALLPVREMTFEEKDGRFAMVVQRYKWETAPSADTVPADGDTLYSERVHCGVRFEGVGAVRTHGLDRGKRERILNLLTIHASPGQIDLAFADNVTIRLAVDRILCHIEDLGEPWPTVFTPSHPDSDDETAPADEASGA, encoded by the coding sequence ATGGCCCCTAGAGATATCAGCCTGCTTGAAGTGGGCGACAAGCCGTTCCGGGTCCGGGCCGAGGATGCCGAAGACCTGGCTGTGGCAGCGAGTTTGCTGCAGGACGCCTTGCTGCCGGTCCGTGAGATGACGTTCGAGGAAAAGGACGGCCGTTTTGCCATGGTCGTCCAGCGCTACAAATGGGAGACCGCGCCATCAGCAGATACGGTCCCCGCTGACGGCGACACGCTCTACAGCGAGAGGGTGCATTGTGGCGTCCGTTTCGAAGGGGTCGGCGCGGTACGCACCCATGGCCTTGATCGGGGCAAGCGGGAGCGCATCCTGAACCTGCTCACCATACACGCATCTCCGGGACAGATTGACCTCGCCTTTGCCGACAACGTGACCATTCGACTCGCAGTTGACCGCATCCTGTGCCATATCGAGGACCTCGGCGAGCCTTGGCCGACCGTCTTCACTCCGTCCCATCCCGATTCCGACGATGAGACGGCTCCGGCGGACGAAGCCTCGGGCGCCTGA
- the murA gene encoding UDP-N-acetylglucosamine 1-carboxyvinyltransferase: MDKLVIRGGTPLKGQIPISGAKNAALPLMAATLLTDQPVTLTNMPKLADIQSMAALLDQHGVKRKIQDEASGGQTVDFHAKTIESTTAPYDLVRKMRASVLVLGPLLAREGQATVSLPGGCAIGNRPVDLHLKGLAELGAEVALEGGYVKAEVPSGRLHGGRVVFPVVSVGATENLLMAACLADGESMLVNAAREPEITDLAECLIAMGAEIEGHGTDTIRIQGKDALGGAVHKVVPDRIETGTYVMAAAITGGDVELTNTRSGLLESVFEILREAGVTIEEGDRSIRVSAKRGALKGVDVMTEPFPGFPTDLQAQFMTLMSVANGASMITETIFENRFMHVPELARMGANINVHHSSALVRGVDRLIGAPVMATDLRASVSLVLAAMAADGETEVNRIYHLDRGYENLVEKLSACGANIRRVATNADASAEEETV; this comes from the coding sequence ATGGACAAATTGGTGATCAGGGGCGGCACGCCGCTCAAGGGGCAAATTCCGATCAGCGGAGCGAAGAATGCCGCATTGCCTTTGATGGCGGCAACCTTGCTGACGGACCAGCCGGTCACCCTGACCAACATGCCGAAACTCGCCGATATCCAGTCCATGGCGGCCCTGCTGGATCAGCATGGCGTAAAGCGGAAGATCCAGGACGAAGCAAGCGGCGGGCAAACCGTCGACTTCCATGCAAAGACCATCGAAAGCACAACCGCGCCGTATGATCTCGTCCGCAAGATGCGGGCCTCCGTCCTGGTGCTCGGCCCCCTGCTGGCACGGGAAGGACAAGCCACGGTTTCCCTGCCTGGCGGCTGCGCCATCGGCAACCGGCCGGTTGACCTGCATCTGAAAGGCCTTGCCGAGCTCGGTGCGGAAGTCGCCCTGGAAGGCGGCTATGTGAAAGCGGAAGTGCCGTCCGGGCGTCTGCATGGCGGACGCGTCGTGTTTCCGGTCGTTTCCGTTGGCGCCACCGAAAATCTGCTGATGGCAGCCTGCCTCGCGGACGGGGAGAGCATGCTGGTCAATGCGGCCCGCGAGCCGGAAATCACCGATCTCGCGGAATGCCTGATCGCCATGGGTGCAGAAATCGAGGGCCACGGCACAGATACCATCCGCATCCAGGGCAAGGACGCCCTCGGCGGCGCGGTCCACAAGGTCGTGCCGGATCGGATCGAGACCGGCACCTATGTCATGGCCGCAGCCATCACCGGCGGCGATGTCGAGCTGACCAATACCCGCTCCGGACTGCTCGAGAGCGTCTTCGAGATCCTGCGCGAGGCCGGCGTTACCATCGAGGAAGGTGACCGTTCCATCCGGGTCTCGGCGAAGCGCGGCGCCCTCAAGGGCGTCGACGTGATGACCGAGCCTTTCCCGGGCTTCCCGACCGATCTGCAGGCCCAGTTCATGACCCTGATGAGCGTCGCGAACGGTGCCTCCATGATCACCGAGACGATTTTCGAGAACCGCTTCATGCATGTGCCCGAGTTGGCCCGCATGGGGGCGAACATCAATGTGCATCACTCCTCCGCCCTAGTGCGCGGGGTCGACCGCCTGATCGGCGCGCCCGTGATGGCGACGGATCTGCGCGCATCGGTCAGTCTCGTGCTCGCCGCCATGGCGGCAGACGGGGAGACGGAAGTGAACAGGATCTATCATCTCGACCGCGGCTATGAGAATCTGGTCGAGAAACTGAGCGCCTGCGGCGCCAACATTCGCCGTGTCGCGACGAATGCGGATGCATCCGCGGAAGAAGAAACCGTCTGA